In Castor canadensis chromosome 11, mCasCan1.hap1v2, whole genome shotgun sequence, a single genomic region encodes these proteins:
- the LOC109687246 gene encoding mitochondrial carrier homolog 2-like, producing the protein MADAASQVLLDSGLTILFVYVEVLIQVGFDPLPPTIGRNIFGRQVCQLPGLFCYAQHIVSIDGRQGLFTGLTPRRCSGVLGTVVHGKVLQHYQECDKPEDSGSGNIQKEGSSFFDRVINETTREMIARSAAIVITHPFQVITLRSVIQFIGREAKYCGLCDSIATIYREEGILGFFAGLIPRLLGDIISLWLCNSLAYLVNTYALDSGVSTMNEMKSYSQAVTGFFASMLTYPFVLVSNLMAVNNCGLAGGSPPYSPIYISWIDCWCMLQNEGNMSPGNSLFFWKVPFGKTYCCDLRMLIGRYGAGAVTFL; encoded by the coding sequence ATGGCGGACGCGGCCAGTCAGGTGCTCCTGGACTCAGGTCTCACCATCCTGTTCGTGTATGTGGAAGTGCTCATCCAGGTGGGATTTGATCCTCTTCCTCCAACAATAGGACGAAATATTTTTGGGCGGCAAGTATGTCAGCTTCCTGGTCTCTTTTGTTATGCTCAGCACATTGTAAGCATTGATGGGAGGCAAGGGTTGTTCACTGGCTTAACTCCAAGACGGTGCTCAGGAGTCCTTGGAACTGTGGTCCATGGTAAAGTTTTACAGCATTACCAGGAGTGTGACAAACCTGAGGATTCAGGATCTGGAAATATACAAAAAGAAGGCTCATCTTTCTTTGACCGAGTTATCAATGAGACAACTCGAGAGATGATTGCTCGTTCTGCTGCTATTGTCATCACACATCCCTTCCAGGTGATCACTCTGAGATCTGTGATACAATTCATTGGCAGAGAAGCCAAATACTGTGGACTTTGTGACTCCATAGCAACCATCTATCGGGAAGAGGGCATCCTAGGATTTTTTGCGGGTCTAATTCCTCGCCTCCTAGGTGACATCATTTCCTTGTGGCTCTGTAACTCACTGGCCTACCTCGTCAATACCTATGCACTGGACAGTGGGGTTTCTACCATGAATGAGATGAAAAGTTATTCCCAAGCCGTCACAGGATTTTTTGCCAGTATGTTGACCTATCCCTTTGTGCTTGTATCTAATCTTATGGCTGTCAACAACTGTGGGCTTGCCGGTGGATCCCCTCCTTACTCCCCAATATATATTTCTTGGATAGATTGCTGGTGCATGCTACAAAATGAGGGAAATATGAGCCCAGGAAATAGCTTGTTTTTCTGGAAGGTTCCCTTTGGGAAGACTTATTGTTGTGACCTGAGGATGTTAATTGGAAGATATGGGGCAGGGGCAGTGACATTTCTGTAG